Proteins from one Streptomyces sp. NBC_00390 genomic window:
- the ftsE gene encoding cell division ATP-binding protein FtsE, whose product MIRFDNVSKTYPRQNRPALRDVSLDIEKGEFVFLVGSSGSGKSTFLRLVLREERASQGMVHVLGKDLARLSNWKVPHMRRQLGTVFQDFRLLPNKTVAENVAFAQEVIGKPRGEIRKAVPQVLDLVGLGGKEDRMPGELSGGEQQRVAIARAFVNRPMLLIADEPTGNLDPQTSVGIMKLLDRINRTGTTVIMATHDQNIVDQMRKRVIELEKGRLVRDQARGVYGYQH is encoded by the coding sequence GTGATCCGATTCGACAACGTCTCCAAGACCTATCCCAGGCAGAACCGACCTGCCCTGCGTGACGTCTCCCTCGACATCGAGAAGGGCGAGTTCGTCTTCCTCGTGGGCTCGTCCGGTTCCGGCAAGTCGACCTTCCTGCGTCTGGTGCTGCGCGAGGAGCGCGCCAGCCAGGGCATGGTCCATGTCCTCGGCAAGGACCTGGCCAGGCTGTCCAACTGGAAGGTGCCGCACATGCGCCGCCAGTTGGGCACGGTCTTCCAGGACTTCCGCCTGCTGCCCAACAAGACCGTCGCCGAGAATGTGGCCTTCGCCCAGGAGGTCATCGGCAAGCCGCGCGGCGAGATCCGCAAGGCGGTGCCCCAGGTCCTCGACCTCGTCGGTCTCGGCGGCAAGGAGGACCGGATGCCCGGTGAGCTCTCCGGTGGTGAGCAGCAGCGCGTCGCGATCGCACGGGCCTTCGTCAACCGCCCCATGCTGCTGATCGCCGACGAGCCGACCGGAAACCTCGACCCCCAGACGTCCGTCGGCATCATGAAGCTGCTCGACCGGATCAACCGCACCGGTACGACCGTGATCATGGCGACCCACGACCAGAACATCGTCGACCAGATGCGCAAGCGCGTCATCGAGCTCGAGAAGGGCCGTCTCGTCCGCGACCAGGCCCGCGGCGTCTACGGCTACCAGCACTGA
- a CDS encoding serine/threonine-protein kinase has protein sequence MARNIGSRYTAHQILGRGSAGTVWLGEGPEGPVAIKLLREDLASDQELVGRFVQERTALLGLDHPRVVGVRDLVVDGNDLALVMDLVRGTDLRTRLDRERRLAPEAAVAIIGDVADGLAAAHAAGVVHRDVKPENILLDMEGPLGPAGSHPALLTDFGVAKLIDTPRRTKALRPASGGAPSPSGIIGTPDYIAPEIVEGLPPRAAVDIYALATVLYELLAGFTPFGGGHPGAVLRRHVTETVVPLPGIPDELWQLIVQCLAKAPASRLRASELAARLHDVLPLLAGMPPLDVDEPDAEEPAEPYEDIAPAAPGGGPRRRGVVPLVPGSAPADSNRDTHTSMRVPAPDELAGGAHGTARAPRTPGQRRPGSARHRADALRKRRITLGVAAVAVAAVVGVGGWLATGGDDTETPPRDSKQSAPSEP, from the coding sequence TTGGCACGGAACATCGGCAGCCGTTACACGGCTCATCAGATCCTGGGGCGGGGCAGCGCCGGCACGGTGTGGCTCGGTGAGGGGCCCGAAGGGCCTGTCGCCATCAAGCTGTTGCGCGAGGACCTGGCATCCGACCAGGAGCTCGTCGGGCGCTTCGTCCAGGAGCGCACCGCCCTGCTCGGGCTCGACCACCCCCGTGTCGTCGGCGTCCGCGACCTCGTCGTCGACGGCAACGACCTGGCCCTGGTCATGGATCTCGTACGCGGCACCGACCTGCGCACCCGTCTCGACCGCGAGCGCCGGCTCGCCCCCGAGGCAGCCGTCGCGATCATCGGGGATGTCGCCGACGGTCTCGCGGCCGCCCATGCGGCCGGGGTCGTCCACCGGGACGTCAAGCCGGAGAACATCCTGCTGGACATGGAGGGCCCGCTCGGACCCGCCGGGTCACACCCCGCGCTGCTCACCGACTTCGGCGTCGCCAAGCTGATCGACACCCCGCGCCGCACCAAGGCGCTGCGCCCCGCCTCGGGCGGGGCGCCCAGCCCTTCGGGGATCATCGGCACGCCCGACTACATCGCGCCCGAGATCGTCGAAGGCCTGCCGCCGCGTGCGGCCGTCGACATCTATGCGCTGGCCACGGTCCTGTACGAACTCCTGGCCGGCTTCACGCCCTTCGGTGGCGGCCACCCGGGCGCGGTGCTGCGCCGCCATGTGACCGAGACCGTCGTCCCGCTGCCGGGCATCCCCGACGAGCTGTGGCAGCTGATCGTCCAGTGCCTGGCGAAGGCCCCCGCGTCCCGGCTGCGCGCCTCGGAGCTGGCGGCGCGGCTGCACGACGTGCTGCCGCTGCTCGCGGGCATGCCGCCGCTGGACGTCGACGAGCCCGACGCCGAGGAGCCGGCCGAGCCGTACGAGGACATCGCCCCGGCCGCTCCCGGCGGCGGGCCGCGCCGCCGCGGTGTGGTCCCGCTGGTCCCCGGCTCGGCCCCGGCGGACTCCAACCGGGACACCCACACCTCCATGCGCGTCCCGGCCCCGGACGAGCTCGCGGGCGGCGCCCACGGCACGGCCCGCGCGCCCCGCACCCCCGGCCAGCGCCGCCCCGGCTCGGCCCGCCACCGCGCGGATGCTCTGCGCAAGCGCCGCATCACGCTGGGTGTCGCGGCGGTGGCGGTGGCGGCGGTGGTCGGCGTGGGCGGCTGGCTGGCCACGGGCGGCGACGACACCGAGACGCCGCCCCGTGACTCCAAGCAGTCGGCTCCTTCCGAACCGTAG
- a CDS encoding FtsK/SpoIIIE domain-containing protein yields the protein MQIRLTVLAPRGGQSAPAGRPCDVLVTAPAGTALAAVASGLAAAVSGPDASGSVVLYAGQERLDPQRRTLGEPPLVDGAVLSLQTPGEADAVETDVSAQLHVVAGPDAGGVHLLHGGRISVGRSAEADVPLDDPDVSRLHCAVTIGEDGRVTVADLGSTNGTTVDGAPVTARPAHLPAGALLRLGESTLRLASAEGTAPLTTTPDGEGHLRVTRPGADGAGPGSPSAAGPAVTGQAGLPQGRPRAGAEAAYGPGGASAGREPSSAGGVRGEAAVAASQERPGRRTPSWAAGAQDATPPDGYGSAGLPRPSGPDGSPASSGQYTAYGSAGSGAAGPDDRHGAPAHTSAPQAPTTSGTAAIDEHWGHGFPGPEGGREASGRHGTGESARADQRGPFGSAGADRDAQGDRASHTTAGTGAMTPPGPYGHDGSPPRVPAQYDPAAHSRADDPAGGEGPDGHTLSVPHGTRAGTPPRRRGIGAWARRLTGGREDRAPQELGLPGPRTAGATATGGGRWPDPAAVLLTALGPGPRLWERGTEHPESLVLRLGTTDRAELPSVPVTVALREAGSLGLAGPRARLAGLARSAVAQLAALHSPADLEIVLISTDRARSLEERRSEWAWLGWLPHLRPAHGQDCRLLLAYDRDQAAARAAELTRRLDDGPLGPGWPSADRRAVTAAAARHTGPRTVVIVDGDPGTAELRETTARLAGAGWAAGIHLICVAETPAASPLSPVAATYEAACADSLPFRECGAVALLSGDVATALRLMRVAGGQPAGHGTVGAVDAVSAPWAERFARALAPLRTEGGAASPGRVTALPRSARLLDELELARATPASLMARWASAGDGTVVLGAGPRGPLAVDLTEEGPHLLIEGPAGSGRTELLRSIAASLCAAGRPDRLGLLLVDGAGGERGEGLAACTELPHVTEHLVASDPVRMRAFAQALGAELKQRAELLGHASFAEWQGQGGVTGHPSAQGTAGTAEQRGDLDSPASGTLRLRPGARTRSQEPDPLPRLVVLVDDFDALVAPALGSPGRPAAGSVVRALEAVARDGERLGVHLVATSSRPDRTADTALAEDARLRVVLDAPPVSPGPDDPAPGRGRLGHPDGRVTPFQGGRVTGRIPRTATLRPTVVPLEWERMGDPPTRRPVRELGNGPTDLALLASALERAARSVDAKPVQPLTPARP from the coding sequence ATGCAGATCCGGCTGACCGTTCTCGCGCCGCGCGGCGGCCAGTCCGCGCCCGCCGGGCGCCCGTGCGACGTGCTGGTCACCGCGCCCGCCGGGACGGCGCTCGCCGCGGTGGCCTCCGGTCTGGCCGCCGCCGTCTCCGGCCCGGACGCCTCGGGCTCCGTCGTGCTGTACGCGGGGCAGGAGCGGCTCGATCCGCAGCGCCGCACGCTGGGGGAGCCGCCGCTGGTGGACGGCGCGGTGCTGTCCCTCCAGACACCGGGTGAGGCGGACGCCGTCGAGACGGACGTCTCGGCGCAGCTCCATGTCGTCGCCGGGCCCGACGCGGGCGGGGTCCATCTGCTGCACGGCGGCCGGATAAGCGTCGGCCGCTCGGCGGAGGCCGACGTACCGCTGGACGACCCCGACGTCTCACGGCTGCACTGTGCGGTCACGATCGGGGAGGACGGCCGGGTGACGGTCGCCGACCTCGGCTCCACGAACGGCACCACGGTGGACGGCGCCCCCGTGACCGCGCGCCCGGCGCACCTCCCGGCGGGCGCGCTGCTGCGCCTCGGCGAATCCACTCTGCGCCTGGCGTCCGCGGAGGGCACTGCGCCCCTGACGACCACCCCCGACGGCGAGGGCCATCTGCGGGTCACGCGGCCGGGAGCGGACGGGGCCGGCCCGGGGTCACCGAGTGCGGCCGGGCCCGCCGTCACGGGACAGGCCGGGCTGCCCCAGGGCAGGCCGCGGGCCGGAGCCGAGGCGGCATACGGCCCCGGGGGCGCGTCAGCGGGCCGGGAGCCCTCCTCGGCGGGTGGTGTGCGCGGCGAGGCGGCCGTGGCCGCCTCGCAGGAGCGGCCGGGCCGCAGGACCCCGTCCTGGGCCGCGGGGGCGCAGGATGCGACCCCACCCGATGGTTACGGCTCCGCCGGGCTGCCGCGCCCGTCCGGACCGGACGGATCGCCCGCCTCGTCCGGGCAGTACACGGCGTACGGCTCCGCCGGATCAGGCGCGGCCGGACCGGACGACCGGCACGGGGCGCCCGCGCACACATCAGCGCCGCAGGCCCCGACGACGTCGGGCACGGCAGCCATCGACGAACACTGGGGCCACGGCTTCCCCGGCCCGGAGGGCGGGCGCGAGGCGAGCGGGCGGCACGGGACGGGCGAGAGCGCCCGCGCCGACCAGCGCGGGCCGTTCGGCTCCGCCGGAGCGGACCGGGACGCCCAGGGGGACCGGGCATCGCACACCACCGCCGGTACCGGCGCCATGACACCCCCGGGGCCGTACGGCCATGACGGCAGCCCGCCCCGCGTGCCCGCTCAGTACGACCCAGCCGCGCACAGCAGGGCCGATGACCCGGCCGGCGGGGAAGGACCCGACGGGCACACGCTCTCCGTCCCGCACGGGACGCGGGCCGGCACCCCGCCGCGCCGGCGCGGCATAGGAGCCTGGGCGCGGCGGCTCACCGGTGGGCGGGAGGACCGCGCACCGCAGGAGCTCGGCCTCCCCGGGCCCAGGACGGCCGGTGCCACGGCGACCGGTGGAGGGCGCTGGCCCGACCCCGCCGCGGTGCTGCTCACCGCGCTCGGCCCTGGCCCCCGCTTGTGGGAGCGCGGCACCGAGCACCCCGAGTCCCTCGTACTGCGCCTCGGCACGACCGACCGTGCCGAGCTGCCCTCCGTGCCGGTGACGGTCGCCCTGCGCGAGGCCGGTTCGCTCGGGCTCGCCGGACCCAGGGCGCGGCTCGCGGGCCTGGCCCGGTCCGCCGTGGCCCAGCTTGCCGCGCTGCACTCGCCGGCCGATCTGGAGATCGTGCTGATCAGCACCGACCGGGCCAGGAGCCTGGAGGAGCGCCGGAGCGAGTGGGCGTGGCTCGGCTGGCTGCCGCATCTGCGCCCGGCGCACGGCCAGGACTGCCGGCTGCTGCTCGCCTACGACCGGGACCAGGCCGCCGCCCGTGCCGCCGAGCTGACCCGCCGCCTGGACGACGGCCCGCTCGGTCCCGGCTGGCCGAGCGCCGACCGCAGGGCCGTCACGGCGGCCGCCGCCCGCCACACGGGCCCCCGCACCGTGGTGATCGTCGACGGCGACCCGGGCACGGCGGAACTGCGCGAGACGACGGCACGGCTGGCCGGAGCGGGCTGGGCCGCCGGAATCCATCTGATCTGCGTGGCCGAGACCCCGGCCGCCTCCCCGCTCTCCCCCGTCGCCGCCACCTACGAGGCGGCCTGCGCGGACTCGCTGCCGTTCCGCGAGTGCGGCGCGGTCGCCCTGCTCAGCGGCGATGTCGCGACGGCCCTGCGCCTGATGCGCGTGGCCGGCGGACAGCCCGCGGGCCACGGCACCGTCGGTGCGGTGGACGCGGTGTCGGCGCCCTGGGCGGAGCGTTTCGCCCGTGCCCTCGCACCCCTGCGCACCGAAGGGGGCGCGGCCTCCCCCGGCCGGGTCACCGCGCTGCCCCGGTCGGCACGGCTGCTGGACGAGCTGGAGCTGGCCCGCGCCACGCCCGCGTCGCTGATGGCGCGCTGGGCCTCGGCGGGCGACGGCACGGTCGTGCTCGGCGCGGGTCCGCGCGGCCCGCTCGCCGTGGACCTCACCGAGGAGGGCCCGCATCTGCTGATCGAGGGCCCGGCGGGCAGCGGCCGTACAGAACTGCTGCGCTCGATCGCGGCCTCGCTCTGCGCCGCCGGCCGCCCGGACCGCCTCGGTCTGCTGCTGGTCGACGGAGCGGGCGGCGAGCGCGGCGAAGGTCTCGCGGCGTGCACGGAACTGCCTCATGTCACCGAGCACCTGGTGGCGAGCGACCCGGTCCGGATGCGCGCGTTCGCCCAGGCCCTCGGCGCCGAGCTGAAGCAGCGCGCCGAGCTGCTGGGCCACGCGAGCTTCGCCGAGTGGCAGGGGCAGGGCGGCGTCACCGGCCACCCGTCCGCCCAGGGCACCGCGGGCACGGCCGAGCAGCGCGGTGATCTGGACTCGCCCGCGTCCGGCACGCTGCGGCTGCGGCCCGGAGCACGGACCAGGAGCCAGGAGCCCGACCCCCTGCCGCGCCTGGTGGTGCTGGTGGACGACTTCGACGCGCTCGTGGCCCCCGCGCTCGGCAGCCCGGGCCGCCCCGCGGCCGGTTCCGTGGTGCGGGCGCTGGAGGCGGTGGCCCGGGACGGCGAGCGGCTCGGCGTCCATCTGGTGGCGACGTCCTCGCGTCCCGACCGGACCGCGGACACGGCCCTTGCCGAAGACGCCCGGCTGCGGGTCGTCCTGGATGCGCCGCCCGTGTCCCCGGGGCCGGACGACCCCGCTCCGGGCCGCGGCCGGCTGGGGCATCCGGACGGCCGGGTGACCCCGTTCCAGGGCGGGCGGGTGACCGGCCGCATTCCGCGGACGGCGACCTTGCGTCCCACTGTGGTCCCGCTCGAGTGGGAGCGGATGGGCGACCCGCCGACCCGCCGCCCGGTGCGCGAACTGGGCAACGGCCCGACCGACCTGGCACTGCTGGCCAGCGCCCTGGAGCGAGCTGCACGTTCGGTGGACGCGAAGCCCGTGCAGCCGCTGACCCCGGCCCGTCCCTGA
- a CDS encoding serine/threonine-protein kinase encodes MRPVGSKYLLEEPLGRGATGTVWRARQNQTAGAEAAVAGQPGETVAIKVLKEELANDADVVMRFLRERSVLLRLTHPNIVRTRDLVVEGDLLALVMDLVDGPDLHHYLRDNGPLTPVAASLMTAQIADALAASHADGVVHRDLKPANVLLKTDADGQMHPMLTDFGIARLADSPGLTRTHEFVGTPAYVAPESAEGRPQTSAVDIYGAGILLYELVTGRPPFAGGTALEVLHRHLSEEPRRPTTVPEPLWTVIERCLRKEPSERPSAENLARGLRTVAAGIGVHSSSAQVEAALGVAALLAPDPSPAAVPQAPGAADPTQVLPSNAGAYDPAAATSVLPQTGRPGGGADPTAMMPPVPPGQPRPEDPHPWQSQLQAARDRNEQTQVQYLDPNQDPLRRRPQRQAQRPQQRPPQRPQPQPYAPAPAPQPRYQQPQRPQPQAYAPPQQQQYAPPQPPPQQPAPRQPRQRSANPVRIPGLGCLKGCLVMVVLFFVAGWLIWELTPLQGWIAEGKSYWQAIGDGIEKVSDWLSKLGEAEKTADEIGNSKP; translated from the coding sequence GTGCGGCCGGTAGGCAGCAAGTACCTGCTCGAGGAGCCGCTCGGGCGCGGCGCCACGGGCACCGTCTGGCGTGCCCGCCAGAACCAGACCGCGGGCGCCGAGGCGGCCGTGGCGGGCCAGCCCGGCGAGACCGTCGCGATCAAGGTCCTCAAGGAGGAGCTCGCGAACGACGCGGATGTGGTCATGCGCTTCCTGCGGGAGCGCTCCGTCCTGCTCCGCCTCACCCACCCGAACATCGTGCGCACGCGCGACCTCGTGGTCGAGGGCGATCTCCTCGCACTCGTCATGGACCTGGTCGACGGCCCCGATCTTCACCACTATCTGCGGGACAACGGTCCGCTCACCCCGGTCGCCGCCTCGCTGATGACCGCGCAGATCGCGGACGCGCTCGCCGCCAGCCACGCCGACGGCGTGGTCCACCGCGATCTGAAGCCCGCGAACGTCCTGCTCAAGACGGACGCCGACGGTCAGATGCACCCGATGCTGACCGACTTCGGCATCGCCCGCCTCGCGGACTCCCCGGGCCTGACCCGGACGCACGAGTTCGTCGGCACCCCGGCGTATGTCGCGCCCGAGTCCGCCGAGGGCCGCCCGCAGACCTCCGCGGTGGACATCTACGGCGCGGGCATCCTGCTGTACGAGCTCGTCACCGGGCGGCCCCCGTTCGCGGGCGGCACGGCGCTCGAAGTGCTGCACCGGCACCTGAGCGAGGAGCCCCGCAGGCCCACCACCGTCCCCGAGCCGCTCTGGACGGTCATAGAGCGCTGTCTGCGCAAGGAGCCCTCCGAGCGGCCCAGCGCCGAGAACCTCGCCCGTGGCCTGCGCACGGTCGCGGCGGGCATCGGCGTGCACTCCTCCAGCGCGCAGGTCGAGGCGGCTCTCGGGGTCGCCGCCCTGCTCGCCCCCGACCCCTCGCCGGCCGCCGTCCCCCAGGCCCCCGGCGCCGCGGATCCCACTCAGGTCCTGCCCAGCAACGCGGGCGCGTACGACCCGGCCGCCGCGACCAGCGTGCTGCCGCAGACCGGCCGGCCCGGGGGCGGTGCCGACCCGACCGCGATGATGCCGCCCGTACCGCCCGGTCAGCCGCGCCCCGAGGACCCGCACCCCTGGCAGTCGCAGCTGCAGGCGGCGCGCGACCGCAACGAGCAGACGCAGGTGCAGTACCTGGACCCGAACCAGGACCCGCTGCGCCGTCGCCCGCAGCGCCAGGCGCAGCGCCCGCAGCAGCGGCCTCCGCAGCGTCCCCAGCCGCAGCCGTACGCGCCCGCTCCGGCGCCGCAGCCCCGGTACCAGCAGCCGCAGCGCCCGCAGCCCCAGGCGTACGCGCCGCCGCAGCAACAGCAGTACGCGCCCCCGCAGCCGCCGCCCCAGCAGCCGGCGCCGCGCCAGCCCCGTCAGCGCAGCGCCAACCCGGTGCGTATCCCCGGTCTGGGCTGCCTCAAGGGCTGTCTGGTCATGGTGGTGCTGTTCTTCGTCGCGGGCTGGCTCATCTGGGAGCTGACCCCGCTCCAGGGCTGGATCGCCGAGGGCAAGAGCTACTGGCAGGCGATCGGTGACGGCATCGAGAAGGTCTCCGATTGGCTCTCCAAGCTCGGTGAGGCCGAGAAGACCGCTGACGAAATCGGCAACAGCAAGCCGTAA
- the ftsX gene encoding permease-like cell division protein FtsX — MRAQFVMSEIGVGLRRNLTMTFAVIVSVALSLALFGGALLMREQVSTMKDFWYDKVNVSIFLCNKNDAATSPQCAKGAVTTEQKEQIEADLKKMDIVDTVHHESAEQAYKHYREQYGDTPIASTITPDQMQESYRVKLDDPEKYKVVATAFAGRDGVQSVQDQRNILENLFELMNGMNVAAIFVMALMLIIALMLIVNTVRVSAFSRRRETGIMRLVGASSFYIQMPFIMEAAFAGLLGGAVACVMLLLGRYFLIDGGLALSEKMQLVNFIGWDAVITKLPLVLAIGLLMPAVAAFIALRKYLKV, encoded by the coding sequence ATGCGCGCCCAGTTCGTGATGTCGGAGATCGGTGTCGGTCTCCGTCGCAATCTCACGATGACCTTCGCGGTGATCGTCTCCGTAGCCCTCTCGCTCGCCCTGTTCGGCGGTGCGCTGCTCATGCGTGAGCAGGTCAGCACGATGAAGGACTTCTGGTACGACAAGGTCAACGTCTCGATCTTCCTGTGCAACAAGAACGACGCGGCGACCTCCCCCCAGTGCGCCAAGGGGGCCGTCACCACGGAGCAGAAGGAACAGATCGAAGCCGATCTCAAGAAGATGGACATCGTCGACACGGTCCATCACGAGTCGGCCGAACAGGCCTACAAGCACTACCGGGAGCAGTACGGCGACACTCCGATCGCCTCCACCATCACCCCGGACCAGATGCAGGAGTCGTACCGGGTCAAGCTCGACGACCCGGAGAAGTACAAGGTGGTGGCGACCGCCTTCGCCGGGCGGGACGGCGTCCAGTCGGTCCAGGATCAGCGCAACATCCTGGAGAACCTCTTCGAGCTCATGAACGGCATGAACGTCGCCGCGATCTTCGTGATGGCCCTGATGCTGATCATTGCGCTGATGCTGATCGTCAACACCGTGCGTGTCTCGGCGTTCAGCCGTCGGCGTGAGACCGGCATCATGCGGCTGGTCGGCGCGTCCAGCTTCTACATCCAGATGCCGTTCATCATGGAGGCCGCCTTCGCGGGGCTGCTGGGCGGCGCGGTCGCCTGCGTGATGCTGTTGCTCGGCCGGTACTTCCTGATCGACGGCGGTCTGGCGCTTTCCGAGAAGATGCAGTTGGTCAACTTCATCGGCTGGGACGCCGTGATCACCAAGTTGCCTCTGGTGCTGGCGATCGGGCTTCTGATGCCCGCTGTGGCCGCATTCATCGCATTGCGCAAGTATCTCAAGGTGTGA
- a CDS encoding ABC transporter substrate-binding protein, whose product MRTTLRTGRAAAVCVAIGALTLAGCGGDKDDDGPKDSGSKGKDPATTVQLPKLSGEKIEVAAVWTGPEQENFTKVLKEFEKRTGATVTFVPAQDPIVNFLGTKIAGGSPPDVAMLPQVGAIQQAVERKWAKPVGAEAKAQLAKNYAKGWQDLGAVDGTQYGVYYKAANKSLIWYNTTAFENAGAQEPKTWKDFLATAETISASGVTPVSVAGADGWTLTDWFENIYLSQAGPEKYDQLAQHRIKWTDPSVKDALTTLAELFGKPSLISGGADGALQTEFPASVTQTFSGGDQPKGAMVFEGDFVTVNIAQTEAKIGTDAKVFPFPAVGAEPPVVTGGDAAVALKDSKGAQALLTFLASPDAARIQAEVGGFLSPNKSLDPAAYPNDVQRDIAKALIASGDNFRFDMSDQMPQSFGGTPGKGEWKALQDFLKNPKDVAGTQQKLERDAAKAYQS is encoded by the coding sequence ATGCGCACAACTCTTCGTACGGGCAGGGCCGCAGCGGTTTGCGTCGCGATCGGCGCACTCACCCTCGCCGGATGCGGCGGCGACAAGGACGACGACGGGCCGAAGGACAGCGGGAGCAAGGGCAAGGATCCGGCCACGACGGTCCAACTGCCCAAGCTCAGCGGCGAGAAGATCGAGGTCGCCGCCGTCTGGACCGGCCCCGAGCAGGAGAACTTCACCAAGGTTCTCAAGGAGTTCGAGAAGCGCACCGGAGCCACGGTCACCTTTGTCCCGGCGCAGGACCCGATCGTCAACTTCCTCGGCACGAAGATCGCGGGTGGCTCTCCCCCGGACGTGGCGATGCTGCCCCAGGTCGGCGCGATCCAGCAGGCCGTGGAGCGCAAGTGGGCCAAACCCGTCGGCGCGGAGGCCAAGGCTCAGCTGGCGAAGAACTACGCGAAGGGCTGGCAGGACCTCGGCGCCGTGGACGGTACGCAGTACGGCGTGTACTACAAGGCCGCCAACAAGTCGCTGATCTGGTACAACACCACGGCCTTCGAGAACGCCGGCGCCCAGGAGCCGAAGACCTGGAAGGACTTCCTGGCGACGGCCGAGACGATCTCCGCCTCGGGTGTCACACCGGTCTCGGTCGCGGGTGCGGACGGCTGGACGCTCACCGACTGGTTCGAGAACATCTATCTCTCCCAGGCGGGCCCGGAGAAGTACGACCAGCTCGCCCAGCACAGGATCAAGTGGACCGACCCGTCGGTGAAGGACGCCCTGACGACCCTCGCCGAGCTGTTCGGCAAGCCGTCGCTCATCTCGGGCGGCGCGGACGGGGCGCTCCAGACGGAGTTCCCCGCCTCGGTCACCCAGACGTTCAGCGGCGGCGACCAGCCCAAGGGCGCGATGGTCTTCGAGGGCGACTTCGTGACGGTGAACATCGCGCAGACCGAAGCCAAGATCGGTACGGACGCCAAGGTGTTCCCCTTCCCGGCCGTCGGTGCCGAGCCCCCGGTGGTGACGGGCGGCGACGCGGCCGTGGCGCTCAAGGACAGCAAGGGCGCACAGGCGCTGCTGACCTTCCTCGCCTCGCCGGATGCCGCGAGGATCCAGGCAGAGGTGGGCGGCTTCCTCTCGCCGAACAAGTCCCTGGACCCGGCGGCGTATCCGAACGACGTGCAACGCGACATCGCCAAGGCGCTGATCGCCTCGGGCGACAACTTCCGCTTCGACATGTCCGACCAGATGCCGCAGTCCTTCGGCGGCACGCCCGGCAAGGGCGAGTGGAAGGCGCTGCAGGACTTCCTGAAGAACCCGAAGGACGTCGCGGGCACCCAGCAGAAGCTGGAGCGGGACGCCGCCAAGGCGTACCAGAGCTGA
- the prfB gene encoding peptide chain release factor 2: MAVVDVSEELKSLSSTMGSIEAVLDLERLRADIAVLEEQAAAPSLWDDPEAAQKITSKLSHLQAEVRKAEALRGRIDDLEVLFELAEAEDDLDTRAEAEAELVSVKKALDEMEVRTLLSGEYDEREALVNIRAEAGGVDAADFAEQLQRMYLRWAERHNYGSEIYETSYAEEAGIKSTTFVVKAPYAYGTLSVEQGTHRLVRISPFDNQGRRQTSFAGVEVLPVVEQSDHVEIDETELRVDVYRASGPGGQGVNTTDSAVRITHIPTGIVVSCQNERSQIQNKASAMNVLQAKLLERRRQEEQAKMDALKGDGGNSWGNQMRSYVLHPYQMVKDLRTEFEVGNPQAVLDGEIDGFLEAGIRWRKQQEK; the protein is encoded by the coding sequence GTGGCAGTCGTCGATGTATCCGAAGAGCTGAAGTCCCTCTCCTCGACCATGGGGTCGATCGAGGCCGTCCTGGACCTCGAGAGGCTGAGGGCAGACATTGCCGTGCTCGAGGAGCAGGCCGCGGCACCGTCCCTGTGGGACGACCCGGAGGCGGCGCAGAAGATCACCAGTAAGCTTTCGCACCTGCAGGCCGAGGTCCGCAAGGCGGAGGCGCTGCGCGGCCGTATCGACGACCTCGAAGTGCTCTTCGAGCTCGCCGAGGCCGAGGACGACCTGGACACCCGCGCCGAGGCCGAGGCCGAGCTCGTGTCGGTGAAGAAGGCGCTGGACGAGATGGAAGTCCGCACGCTTCTTTCCGGCGAGTACGACGAGCGCGAGGCGCTGGTCAACATCCGTGCCGAGGCCGGCGGCGTCGACGCGGCCGACTTCGCCGAGCAGCTGCAGCGCATGTATCTGCGCTGGGCCGAGCGGCACAACTACGGCAGCGAGATCTACGAGACCTCGTACGCGGAAGAGGCCGGCATCAAGTCGACCACCTTCGTCGTCAAGGCCCCTTACGCCTACGGCACCCTCTCCGTCGAGCAGGGCACGCACCGTCTGGTGCGTATCTCGCCCTTCGACAACCAGGGCCGCCGCCAGACGTCCTTCGCCGGCGTCGAGGTGCTCCCGGTCGTCGAGCAGTCCGACCACGTCGAGATCGACGAGACCGAGCTGCGCGTCGACGTGTACCGCGCCTCCGGCCCTGGCGGCCAGGGCGTCAACACCACCGACTCCGCGGTGCGCATCACGCACATCCCGACCGGCATCGTCGTCTCCTGCCAGAACGAGCGCTCCCAGATCCAGAACAAGGCGAGCGCGATGAACGTCCTGCAGGCGAAGCTGCTCGAGCGCCGCCGTCAGGAGGAGCAGGCCAAGATGGACGCCCTCAAGGGCGACGGCGGCAACTCCTGGGGCAACCAGATGCGTTCGTACGTCCTGCACCCGTACCAGATGGTCAAGGACCTGCGTACGGAGTTCGAAGTGGGTAACCCCCAGGCGGTACTTGACGGCGAGATCGACGGCTTCCTGGAAGCCGGGATTCGCTGGCGCAAGCAGCAGGAGAAGTAA